From a region of the Dyella jiangningensis genome:
- a CDS encoding aminotransferase class III-fold pyridoxal phosphate-dependent enzyme: MGVIQQLRELREFGGAPLTTGLDDATIERFAASHPELAQAIGEAVARHRELRSELGDFLKLDESEQLTKAQTEFVNFYPDDAINPYLPAAARGPWVVSFKGAVIHDNGGYGMLGFGHNHAAIDAALARPQVMANVMTPSISQMRFTQAMDRELGIHRGSNPYARYLCLNSGSEAVGLACRIADVNAKLMTDAGARHAGRTIKRVAVKGAFHGRTDRPALYSDSTRKTYLQHLASYRHEDTLLTVQPYDVAQLEAVFADAEKHGWFIEAMFLEPVMGEGDPGRAVTPEFYQKARALTEAHGTLLMVDSIQAGLRAHGVLSVTDYPGFEKLAPPDMETFSKALNAGQYPLSVLAVSERTAGLYRKGIYGNTMTANPRALDVALATLNELTDEVRNNIRERGKEFVDKLNVLKNELGGLITKVQGTGLLFSCELAPEFKCYGANSIEEYMRERGVGVIHGGTNSLRFTPHFLVSSDEVDLVVSHVRQALLNGPRKLKAEAA; this comes from the coding sequence ATGGGCGTGATTCAACAGTTGCGCGAACTGCGCGAATTCGGCGGTGCTCCGCTGACCACCGGACTCGACGACGCCACCATCGAGCGTTTCGCGGCCAGCCATCCTGAGCTGGCGCAGGCGATCGGCGAAGCCGTCGCGCGCCATCGCGAGCTGCGCAGCGAACTGGGCGACTTCCTCAAGCTCGACGAAAGCGAGCAGTTGACGAAGGCGCAGACGGAATTCGTCAATTTCTATCCGGACGACGCCATCAATCCGTACCTGCCGGCAGCGGCGCGCGGCCCGTGGGTCGTGAGCTTCAAGGGCGCGGTGATCCACGACAACGGCGGCTACGGCATGCTGGGCTTCGGTCACAACCATGCGGCCATCGACGCCGCGCTGGCGCGTCCGCAGGTGATGGCCAACGTGATGACGCCGAGCATTTCGCAGATGCGGTTCACGCAGGCGATGGATCGCGAGCTGGGCATCCACCGCGGCAGCAATCCGTATGCGCGCTATCTGTGCCTCAACTCCGGTTCCGAAGCCGTGGGCCTTGCCTGCCGCATCGCCGACGTCAACGCCAAGCTGATGACCGACGCGGGTGCGCGCCACGCCGGCCGCACCATCAAGCGCGTCGCGGTGAAAGGTGCGTTCCACGGCCGCACCGATCGCCCCGCGCTGTATTCCGACTCCACGCGCAAGACCTACCTGCAGCATCTGGCGAGCTATCGCCATGAGGACACGCTGCTTACCGTGCAGCCCTACGACGTGGCGCAGCTGGAAGCGGTGTTTGCCGACGCGGAGAAGCATGGCTGGTTCATCGAGGCGATGTTCCTCGAACCCGTGATGGGCGAAGGCGATCCGGGTCGCGCGGTGACGCCGGAGTTCTACCAGAAGGCACGCGCGCTCACCGAAGCGCACGGCACTTTGCTGATGGTGGATTCGATCCAGGCTGGCCTGCGCGCGCATGGCGTGCTGTCGGTCACCGACTATCCCGGCTTCGAGAAGCTGGCGCCGCCGGACATGGAGACCTTCTCCAAAGCGCTCAACGCGGGCCAGTATCCGCTGTCGGTGCTCGCCGTGAGCGAGCGCACCGCAGGGCTCTATCGCAAGGGCATCTACGGCAACACCATGACGGCCAACCCGCGTGCGCTGGACGTGGCCCTGGCCACGCTCAACGAGCTCACCGACGAGGTGCGCAACAACATCCGCGAGCGCGGCAAGGAATTCGTCGACAAGCTCAACGTGCTGAAGAACGAGCTGGGCGGACTGATCACCAAGGTGCAGGGTACCGGCCTGTTGTTCTCGTGCGAACTCGCGCCGGAGTTCAAGTGCTACGGCGCGAACTCCATCGAGGAGTACATGCGCGAGCGTGGCGTGGGCGTAATCCATGGCGGCACCAACTCGCTCCGCTTCACGCCGCACTTCCTGGTGAGCAGCGATGAGGTGGACCTGGTGGTGTCGCACGTGCGCCAGGCGCTGCTCAACGGTCCGCGCAAGCTCAAGGCCGAAGCGGCCTGA
- a CDS encoding sensor histidine kinase — MKLWPRTRPDSLLGQLRSPPYLRWEAAAGKLWMVALVLGPLADKQAVWTRWLPITLLSAPLYLYLHGMIYRGPYRYLPWYAAGMVAIGLIAWPFNGVALGYVVSAIMCLAYLPTIRQWLATVALLYVPVALVSMRMHVSPWLMILVLFASLLSGAGHFLRMSNLRKESQLRLSQDEVRRLATLAERERIGRDLHDLLGHTLSLVALKSELARKLAQVDPPRAQREMEEVERVARHALGEVRAAVTGMRRSDIAAELVSARLMLEASGLVFEGEWPEGIELPPALEAPLALVLREAITNIHRHARARVASVRFQFEAGRFQMCISDNGCGGLAAHGNGVSGMRERIRALGGSLQIDSPARKGTTLKVMVPLSTQVAATEDHRMLQAVTTGKVA; from the coding sequence ATGAAGCTCTGGCCTCGCACGCGACCGGATTCCCTGCTCGGCCAGCTGCGCTCCCCACCCTATCTGCGCTGGGAAGCCGCGGCCGGCAAGCTGTGGATGGTGGCCCTGGTGTTGGGTCCGCTGGCGGACAAGCAGGCCGTCTGGACGCGGTGGCTGCCCATCACCCTGTTGTCGGCGCCGCTGTACCTCTACCTGCACGGCATGATCTATCGCGGACCTTATCGCTACCTGCCGTGGTACGCCGCCGGCATGGTGGCGATCGGACTGATCGCTTGGCCTTTCAACGGCGTGGCGCTGGGCTACGTGGTGTCGGCCATCATGTGCCTGGCGTACCTGCCCACGATCCGCCAATGGTTGGCTACGGTGGCGCTGCTGTACGTGCCGGTGGCGCTGGTGTCGATGCGCATGCATGTATCGCCGTGGCTGATGATCCTCGTGCTGTTTGCCTCTCTGCTGTCCGGCGCGGGCCATTTCCTGCGCATGAGCAACCTGCGCAAGGAATCGCAGCTGCGTCTTTCCCAGGATGAAGTGCGGCGCCTGGCTACCCTGGCCGAACGCGAGCGCATCGGCCGCGACCTGCATGATCTCCTCGGCCATACGCTTTCCCTGGTTGCATTGAAATCCGAGCTCGCGCGAAAACTCGCGCAGGTCGATCCGCCGCGTGCACAACGCGAGATGGAAGAAGTGGAGCGGGTCGCGCGTCACGCCTTGGGCGAAGTACGCGCCGCCGTCACCGGCATGCGCCGCAGCGATATCGCCGCGGAACTTGTCTCCGCGCGCCTGATGCTCGAGGCGTCGGGCCTGGTGTTCGAAGGCGAATGGCCCGAAGGCATCGAACTGCCGCCGGCGCTTGAGGCGCCCTTGGCGCTGGTGCTGCGAGAAGCCATCACCAACATCCATCGCCATGCGCGCGCCAGGGTGGCAAGCGTGCGGTTCCAGTTCGAGGCGGGGAGATTCCAGATGTGCATCAGCGACAACGGTTGCGGTGGCCTTGCGGCCCACGGCAACGGTGTCAGCGGCATGCGTGAACGCATCCGCGCGCTTGGTGGCAGCCTGCAGATCGACTCGCCCGCACGCAAGGGCACCACGCTGAAAGTGATGGTGCCACTCTCGACCCAGGTTGCTGCAACGGAAGACCACCGCATGTTGCAGGCCGTCACCACAGGAAAGGTTGCATGA
- a CDS encoding ABC transporter ATP-binding protein yields the protein MEQAVAEVASLAGAVKRYGDLTALDGLDLMLQRGELLALLGPNGAGKSTAISLLLGLVRADAGRVQLFGKDPQDIDARRRIGVMLQSAVLPPTLSVAELLRLTMSYYPAPRTLAETAELAGIGDLLARRYAGLSGGQQRRVQFALALCGRPELLFLDEPTVGMDIEARQKLWAAIRQLVAEGCAIVLTTHYLEEAEALAQRVVVLAKGRVLSDGSVQALRARVARARIRCLSDLDAHAIAQWSHVTSATREGARLAIQTDAAEHVVRRLLDADPALSELEVLRAGLAEAFTELTRETSTEQEAA from the coding sequence ATGGAACAAGCAGTCGCGGAGGTCGCCAGCCTGGCTGGCGCAGTGAAACGTTATGGTGATTTAACGGCCCTCGACGGCCTTGATCTCATGCTGCAGCGCGGCGAACTGCTGGCGCTGCTGGGCCCCAATGGCGCCGGCAAAAGCACGGCCATCAGCTTGTTGCTGGGGCTGGTGCGCGCCGATGCTGGTCGGGTGCAGCTGTTCGGGAAGGATCCACAGGACATCGATGCGCGCCGCCGGATAGGTGTAATGCTGCAATCGGCCGTATTGCCGCCGACGCTCAGCGTGGCGGAGTTGCTGCGCCTCACCATGAGCTACTACCCGGCGCCGCGCACGCTGGCTGAAACGGCCGAGCTGGCGGGTATCGGCGATCTGCTGGCGCGGCGCTATGCCGGACTGTCCGGTGGTCAGCAGCGACGCGTGCAGTTCGCCCTGGCCTTGTGCGGCCGGCCCGAGTTGCTGTTCCTCGACGAGCCCACGGTCGGCATGGATATCGAGGCGCGCCAGAAACTGTGGGCGGCGATCCGCCAACTGGTGGCCGAGGGCTGCGCCATCGTGCTCACCACGCACTACCTGGAAGAAGCCGAAGCGCTGGCGCAACGCGTGGTGGTACTCGCCAAGGGGCGGGTGCTGAGCGACGGAAGCGTGCAGGCGTTGCGCGCCCGCGTGGCGCGGGCTCGCATTCGCTGCCTCAGCGATCTCGATGCGCATGCCATTGCCCAGTGGTCGCATGTGACGTCGGCGACGCGCGAGGGGGCGCGATTGGCCATCCAAACCGATGCCGCCGAGCACGTGGTGCGGCGGCTGCTCGATGCGGACCCGGCGCTGAGCGAACTCGAAGTCTTGCGTGCGGGGCTGGCCGAAGCGTTCACCGAGCTCACCCGCGAAACGTCCACGGAACAGGAGGCTGCGTAA
- a CDS encoding ABC transporter permease, whose amino-acid sequence MPSIDLALAAAPTHQAMPLRRVLGAYLAEMRSECLRYLRAPSFLLPVMLFPTMFYLLFGIVMNHSADHHALTYLLASYGVFGVMSPGLFGFGVSLAMERDNGLLTLKRALPMPPGAYLLGKMLMAMLAAGVVIVLLLPLALGLGHVQLAAGQAGLLLLTGMLGVLPFCAMGMFVGTLVKGQGAPGVLNLIYLPMSFMSGLWIPLSMLPSALQRLSPFWPSTHLHRIALQAVGLEQGPAWPHVLVLLAFGVGFSLLAARRLRRIG is encoded by the coding sequence ATGCCATCGATCGATCTGGCCCTTGCTGCCGCACCGACGCACCAGGCCATGCCCTTGCGCCGCGTGCTTGGCGCCTACCTCGCCGAAATGCGCAGCGAATGCCTGCGCTACCTGCGCGCTCCCAGCTTCCTGCTGCCGGTGATGTTGTTCCCGACGATGTTCTACCTGTTGTTCGGCATCGTGATGAATCACTCGGCGGACCATCACGCACTGACCTACCTGCTGGCGAGCTATGGCGTATTCGGCGTGATGAGTCCGGGCCTGTTCGGCTTTGGTGTCTCGCTGGCGATGGAGCGCGACAACGGCCTGCTGACGCTCAAGCGTGCCTTGCCGATGCCGCCGGGTGCCTATCTGCTGGGCAAGATGCTGATGGCGATGCTGGCGGCCGGCGTGGTCATCGTGTTGTTGCTCCCGCTGGCGCTCGGCCTGGGGCATGTGCAGCTCGCCGCCGGCCAGGCGGGGCTGCTGTTGCTCACCGGCATGCTGGGCGTGTTGCCGTTCTGCGCGATGGGCATGTTCGTCGGCACGCTGGTGAAAGGGCAGGGCGCCCCTGGCGTGCTCAACCTGATCTATCTGCCGATGTCCTTCATGTCCGGCCTGTGGATTCCGCTGTCGATGCTGCCGTCCGCGCTGCAGCGCCTGTCGCCGTTCTGGCCGAGCACCCATCTGCACCGGATCGCGCTGCAGGCGGTAGGACTGGAGCAGGGGCCGGCGTGGCCGCACGTGCTGGTCTTGCTCGCCTTCGGCGTGGGTTTCTCCCTGCTGGCGGCTCGACGCCTGCGTCGCATCGGTTGA
- a CDS encoding sensor histidine kinase, translating to MRQLIRAWFTPAPDSLAAHSARKGKSPWIDAVHLLWSIWVFITPVFDRFTLRWVLLTAISYPIFLTLYALCCVTSRRVSYRYSLLLVLMAYLLMPWYPSGLTYFMYGCVMLCTRRMSLRAYMGVLAALNSVVLVEAWLLHYPWQAVIWMPLCSFIVGIAVNAERMSEEKDVELRLSHDEVRRLAATAERERIGRDLHDLLGHTLSLITLKLELSRKLFDRDSEAARRELEEAERVARHALAEVRAAVTGIRATDLAAELAAAKLLLESSDVMLEYGELPDSLPVQIERCLALVLREAVTNIARHARANRASVALKIVGDTLQLRVEDNGRGGIGEHGNGLCGMRERVHALGGVLEVESPSGQGTRLRINVPLRVRSRLFELPDATAPTAGEWPARERQAT from the coding sequence ATGCGCCAACTGATACGTGCATGGTTCACCCCTGCGCCCGATTCGCTGGCGGCGCACAGCGCACGCAAGGGCAAGTCGCCCTGGATCGATGCGGTGCACCTGCTGTGGTCGATCTGGGTATTCATCACGCCGGTGTTCGATCGCTTCACCCTGCGCTGGGTGCTGCTCACGGCGATCAGCTATCCGATCTTTCTCACGTTGTATGCGCTCTGCTGCGTGACGTCGCGGCGTGTCTCCTACCGCTATTCGCTGCTGCTGGTGTTGATGGCGTACCTGCTGATGCCCTGGTACCCCAGCGGGCTCACCTATTTCATGTATGGCTGCGTGATGCTGTGCACACGTCGCATGAGCCTGCGTGCGTATATGGGCGTGCTGGCGGCGCTCAACAGCGTGGTGCTGGTGGAGGCATGGCTGCTGCACTATCCGTGGCAGGCGGTGATCTGGATGCCGCTGTGCAGCTTCATCGTCGGCATCGCCGTCAACGCGGAGCGGATGAGCGAAGAGAAGGATGTCGAGCTGCGGTTGTCGCACGATGAGGTCCGCCGACTCGCCGCCACCGCGGAACGCGAGCGCATCGGTCGCGACCTGCACGACCTGCTGGGCCACACGCTGTCGCTCATCACACTGAAGCTCGAACTGTCGCGCAAGCTGTTCGATCGCGACAGCGAGGCCGCGCGGCGCGAGCTGGAGGAAGCCGAGCGTGTGGCCCGCCATGCCTTGGCCGAGGTTCGCGCCGCCGTCACCGGCATTCGCGCCACCGACCTCGCCGCGGAGCTGGCGGCAGCGAAGCTGTTGCTTGAATCTTCCGACGTGATGCTGGAGTACGGTGAACTGCCGGATTCGCTGCCGGTGCAGATCGAACGCTGCCTCGCATTGGTACTGCGCGAAGCGGTGACCAATATCGCGCGGCATGCCCGGGCCAACCGCGCCAGCGTGGCGCTGAAGATCGTCGGCGACACGTTGCAGCTGCGCGTGGAAGACAACGGGCGCGGCGGTATCGGCGAGCATGGCAATGGACTGTGCGGCATGCGCGAGCGCGTGCATGCGCTGGGCGGCGTGCTTGAGGTCGAGTCGCCATCGGGACAGGGCACGCGTCTGCGTATCAACGTGCCGCTGCGCGTCCGCAGCCGACTGTTCGAGCTGCCCGACGCCACCGCTCCAACGGCGGGTGAGTGGCCGGCGAGGGAGCGCCAGGCCACATGA